In Kitasatospora gansuensis, a genomic segment contains:
- a CDS encoding ABC transporter family substrate-binding protein, with product MRARQLLAVAVLTMSLAGCSEDRSAQPAASDLTAVDRDQVRDGGTLRWAVEAVPATLNVFQPEATADTELLTGALLPHLFRLDDHARPTTDPDYLTAAESTPAGQSPQTVTYRLNPKAVWTDGTPITAADFTAQWHALGDGADPAYRSEHPAGYAAIAAVTQGADAREVKVAFKQPYAGWRTLFSPLYPAAATATPAAFNQPLTNAPSAGPFTVKTYDRAGGRATVVRNPQWWGDPAKAEAIDFLATPAAGRLDALDQGKLDIAALTDTVDHAAPANAKTSAAPPDAAALAEASAQALRRAEALPGLKLHRAAAPSFAQLTLNGTRGPLADPDVRRAVARAVDRQRVAEAAVTPFGLAAVPLGHHLLMAGQEGYQDNGTALGTASAAELLDRAGWHTGGAARSKDGKELTLGLLIPDGSASARRVADALTADLAGAGIAVRPQAVPAESFLRDHLATGEYDLALFSWPATADATGATARYSKPQPGPDGLPVVGRNYARTGSEEIDHLLAEAAAELDPGARQAVLQKADARIWQLAHSVPLYQRPDLVAVRDEVANAGAFGFASPRFQDLGLRRG from the coding sequence ATGCGTGCCCGTCAGCTCCTCGCCGTTGCCGTTCTGACCATGTCGCTGGCCGGCTGTTCCGAGGACCGCTCGGCCCAGCCGGCGGCGTCCGACCTCACCGCCGTCGACCGTGACCAGGTCCGGGACGGCGGGACGTTGCGGTGGGCGGTGGAGGCGGTCCCGGCGACGCTCAACGTGTTCCAGCCGGAGGCCACCGCCGACACCGAGCTGCTCACCGGGGCCCTGCTGCCGCACCTGTTCCGGCTGGACGACCACGCCCGCCCCACCACCGACCCGGACTACCTGACCGCCGCCGAGTCCACCCCGGCCGGGCAGAGCCCGCAGACCGTCACCTACCGCCTCAACCCGAAGGCGGTCTGGACCGACGGCACCCCGATCACCGCCGCCGACTTCACCGCCCAGTGGCACGCCCTGGGCGACGGCGCCGACCCGGCCTACCGCAGCGAGCACCCGGCGGGCTACGCCGCGATCGCCGCCGTCACCCAGGGCGCGGACGCCCGCGAGGTCAAGGTCGCCTTCAAGCAGCCGTACGCCGGCTGGCGGACGCTGTTCAGCCCGCTCTACCCGGCCGCCGCCACCGCGACCCCGGCCGCGTTCAACCAGCCGCTGACCAACGCCCCGTCAGCCGGCCCGTTCACCGTGAAGACGTACGACCGGGCGGGCGGCCGGGCGACCGTGGTCCGCAACCCGCAGTGGTGGGGCGACCCGGCCAAGGCGGAGGCCATCGACTTCCTGGCCACCCCGGCCGCCGGGCGGCTGGACGCCCTGGACCAGGGAAAGCTGGACATCGCCGCGCTCACCGACACCGTCGACCACGCGGCCCCGGCCAACGCCAAGACCAGCGCCGCCCCGCCGGACGCGGCCGCCCTCGCCGAGGCGTCCGCCCAGGCGCTGCGCCGGGCCGAGGCGCTGCCGGGCCTGAAGCTGCACCGGGCCGCCGCCCCGTCCTTCGCCCAGCTCACCCTGAACGGCACCCGGGGCCCGCTGGCCGACCCCGACGTCCGCCGGGCGGTGGCCCGCGCGGTCGACCGGCAGCGGGTCGCCGAGGCCGCCGTCACCCCGTTCGGACTGGCCGCCGTACCGCTCGGGCACCACCTGCTGATGGCGGGTCAGGAGGGCTACCAGGACAACGGCACCGCCCTCGGCACCGCCTCCGCCGCCGAGCTGCTCGACCGGGCCGGCTGGCACACCGGCGGCGCGGCCCGCAGCAAGGACGGCAAGGAGCTGACGCTCGGCCTGCTGATCCCGGACGGCTCCGCCTCCGCCCGCCGGGTGGCGGACGCGCTCACCGCGGACCTGGCCGGGGCGGGCATCGCGGTGCGCCCGCAGGCCGTCCCGGCGGAGAGCTTCCTGCGCGACCACCTGGCCACCGGTGAGTACGACCTGGCCCTGTTCTCCTGGCCGGCCACGGCGGACGCGACCGGCGCGACCGCCCGGTACAGCAAGCCCCAGCCAGGCCCGGACGGGCTGCCGGTGGTCGGCCGCAACTACGCCAGGACCGGCAGCGAGGAGATCGACCACCTGCTCGCCGAGGCGGCGGCCGAACTCGATCCGGGGGCCCGGCAGGCCGTGCTGCAGAAGGCCGACGCCCGGATCTGGCAGCTGGCCCACTCCGTCCCGCTCTACCAGCGTCCGGACCTGGTCGCGGTCCGTGACGAGGTGGCGAACGCGGGCGCCTTCGGCTTCGCCTCGCCGCGCTTCCAGGACCTCGGACTCCGCCGCGGCTGA
- a CDS encoding SpoIIE family protein phosphatase has protein sequence MNTRCSRHPDGRGLEGIGPLNSIPAWKASSDSGHVAVPGQPSGPKLRAAAVADWGDYDKSGTIYDYIRVATFAIGPDGRITQWSARAAEFFGVAAEEAVGTDPVTTFVPRELWQRGRARLESILAGEEWVGTAPYRDATGAEGLAELYVMPDSGTPGATCLAVDLGRLRRIETDLAASEAVFGQTPTGFFLFDPELRLQRVNQAFASAVGLPTHELPGLNPYDLFLPGEADRLMVALRKVLAGGGPVLDLRFTGAVPRTSTVPARDGGRRWAISLYRLNSANGRPMGVAGQVLDVTSRHVAEREAAGVRRSLALLNEASTHIGSTLDLETTAKELLDVIVPQFCDLASVDLYTALLSGESGPVSGQTGTADGCGELRRVAVSSVVGGASSVLGAEGAVPVAEAGGSLCYPRRSPHARALRTGRSVVPQPGPDPLLRSTLVVPLVARDQVLGLVQLSRAIGSEPFDARDVAIAEELVARAAVCVDNARLYRREHERALILQRSLLPPGNPAATGLEIARRYLPSNNNTEVGGDWFDVIPLPGSRTALVIGDVMGRGLRAAVAMGQLRTAVRTLALLELDPAEVLTALDEIARGLGGDTTAPGEEAEVYLATCVYAVYDAVKQRCIFANAGHLPPVLLSPGEPARMLEVPPGLPLGVGGEPFEEVTVTLPDGAVLGLYTDGLVESRKHQLDEGLRAFRTALTGGSRELESLCDEVLHELIPHHGEDDIALLMAKVQPLPEDAVGDWRLPSEPTSVGKARERACSWLRGRGLDELVDTTELLVSELVTNALRHGRGDIRLRLLRDRTVVCEVWDDGYAQPRQRRAQETDEGGRGLQLVSLLAERWGSRRTPNGKIVWFELAL, from the coding sequence ATGAATACTCGGTGTTCTCGACATCCGGATGGGCGCGGGTTGGAGGGGATCGGACCGTTGAACAGCATCCCGGCGTGGAAAGCGTCGAGCGACAGCGGCCATGTCGCCGTGCCCGGGCAGCCGAGCGGTCCGAAGCTCCGGGCGGCCGCGGTCGCCGACTGGGGTGACTACGACAAGTCCGGCACGATCTACGACTACATCCGGGTCGCCACCTTCGCGATCGGCCCGGACGGCCGGATCACCCAGTGGAGCGCCCGCGCGGCCGAGTTCTTCGGCGTCGCCGCCGAGGAGGCGGTCGGCACCGACCCGGTGACCACCTTCGTGCCGCGCGAGCTCTGGCAGCGCGGCCGGGCCCGGCTCGAGAGCATCCTCGCGGGCGAGGAGTGGGTCGGCACCGCCCCGTACCGGGACGCCACTGGCGCCGAGGGCCTGGCCGAGCTGTACGTGATGCCAGACAGCGGCACCCCGGGCGCCACCTGCCTGGCCGTCGACCTCGGCCGGCTGCGCCGGATCGAGACCGACCTGGCCGCCTCCGAGGCGGTCTTCGGGCAGACCCCGACCGGCTTCTTCCTGTTCGACCCCGAGCTGCGCCTGCAGCGGGTGAACCAGGCTTTCGCCTCCGCCGTCGGCCTGCCTACCCACGAACTGCCCGGGCTCAACCCGTACGACCTGTTCCTGCCCGGCGAGGCGGACCGGCTGATGGTCGCGCTGCGCAAGGTGCTGGCGGGCGGCGGCCCGGTGCTCGACCTGCGCTTCACCGGCGCGGTCCCGCGCACCTCCACGGTGCCGGCCCGGGACGGCGGCCGCCGCTGGGCGATCTCGCTGTACCGGCTGAACAGCGCCAACGGCCGCCCGATGGGCGTGGCCGGCCAGGTGCTGGACGTGACGAGCCGTCATGTCGCCGAGCGCGAGGCGGCCGGGGTCCGGCGCAGCCTGGCGCTGCTGAACGAGGCCAGCACCCACATCGGCTCCACCCTCGACCTGGAGACCACCGCCAAGGAACTGCTCGACGTGATCGTCCCGCAGTTCTGCGACCTGGCCAGCGTCGACCTCTACACCGCCCTGCTGTCCGGCGAGTCCGGCCCGGTCTCCGGCCAGACCGGCACCGCCGACGGCTGCGGCGAGCTGCGCCGGGTGGCCGTCTCCAGCGTGGTCGGCGGCGCCTCCAGCGTGCTCGGGGCCGAGGGCGCCGTCCCGGTCGCCGAGGCCGGCGGCTCGCTCTGTTACCCCCGCCGCTCCCCGCACGCCCGCGCGCTGCGCACCGGCCGCAGCGTGGTCCCGCAGCCGGGCCCCGACCCGCTGCTGCGCTCCACCCTGGTGGTCCCGCTGGTCGCCCGCGACCAGGTGCTCGGCCTGGTCCAGCTCTCCCGCGCGATCGGCAGCGAACCCTTCGACGCCCGGGACGTGGCGATCGCCGAGGAGCTGGTCGCCCGCGCCGCCGTCTGCGTCGACAACGCCCGGCTCTACCGCCGCGAGCACGAGCGCGCGCTGATCCTCCAGCGCAGCCTGCTCCCCCCGGGCAACCCGGCCGCCACCGGCCTGGAGATCGCCCGCCGCTACCTGCCCAGCAACAACAACACCGAGGTCGGCGGCGACTGGTTCGACGTCATCCCGCTGCCCGGCAGCCGGACCGCCCTGGTGATCGGCGACGTGATGGGCCGCGGCCTGCGCGCCGCCGTCGCGATGGGCCAACTCCGCACCGCCGTCCGCACCCTGGCCCTGCTCGAACTCGACCCGGCCGAGGTGCTCACCGCCCTCGACGAGATCGCCCGCGGCCTCGGCGGCGACACCACCGCCCCCGGCGAGGAGGCCGAGGTCTACCTCGCCACCTGCGTCTACGCCGTCTACGACGCCGTCAAGCAGCGCTGCATCTTCGCCAACGCGGGCCACCTGCCACCCGTCCTGCTCAGCCCCGGCGAGCCCGCCCGGATGCTCGAGGTCCCGCCCGGCCTCCCGCTCGGCGTCGGCGGCGAGCCCTTCGAGGAGGTCACCGTCACGCTGCCGGACGGCGCCGTGCTCGGCCTCTACACCGACGGCCTGGTGGAGTCCCGCAAGCACCAGCTGGACGAGGGCCTGCGCGCCTTCCGGACCGCCCTCACCGGCGGCTCCCGCGAGCTGGAGAGCCTCTGCGACGAGGTCCTGCACGAGCTGATCCCGCATCACGGCGAGGACGACATCGCCCTCCTGATGGCCAAGGTCCAGCCCCTCCCCGAGGACGCCGTCGGCGACTGGCGGCTCCCCTCCGAACCCACCTCGGTCGGCAAGGCCCGCGAACGCGCCTGCTCCTGGCTGCGGGGCCGCGGCCTGGACGAACTGGTCGACACCACCGAACTCCTGGTCAGCGAACTGGTCACGAACGCCCTCCGGCACGGCCGCGGCGACATCCGCCTACGGCTGCTCCGGGACCGCACGGTGGTCTGCGAAGTCTGGGACGACGGCTACGCCCAGCCCCGCCAACGCCGCGCCCAGGAGACCGACGAAGGCGGCCGCGGCCTCCAACTCGTCAGCCTCCTCGCCGAACGCTGGGGCAGCCGCCGTACCCCCAACGGCAAGATCGTCTGGTTCGAACTGGCCCTCTAG
- the typA gene encoding translational GTPase TypA: protein MPTRSDIRNVAIVAHVDHGKTTLVDAMLKQAGAFAAHQHLDDRMMDSNDLEREKGITILAKNTAVKYHPKEGGAPITINIIDTPGHADFGGEVERGLSMVDAVVLLVDASEGPLPQTRFVLRKALTAKLPVILCINKTDRPDSRIDEVINETYDLFLDLDATEDQIEFPIVYACARDGVASMTKPENGTVPADSDSLEPFFSTILEHVPAPVYDDAAPLQAHVTNLDADNFLGRIALCRVEQGELRKGQQVAWIKRDGTIQNVKITELLMTEALTRKPAEVAGPGDICAVAGIPDIMIGETLADPENPIALPLITVDEPAISMVIGTNTSPLVGKGGKGHKVTARMVKDRLDRELIGNVSLRVLPTERPDAWEVQGRGELALAILVETMRRELFELTVGKPQVVTKVINGKTHEPVERMTIDSPEEYLGAITQLMATRKGRMETMTNHGSGWVRMEFIVPSRGLIGFRTQFLTDTRGTGIAHSIFEGHEPWFGELRMRNNGSLVADRAGVVTPFAMMGIQERGTLFVEPTTEVYEGMIVGENSRQDDMDINITKEKKLTNMRAASSDTTENLVPPRKLSLEQSLEFCREDECIEVTPETVRIRKVVLDAKERGRTASRAKKN from the coding sequence ATGCCCACGCGCAGTGACATTCGTAACGTTGCCATCGTCGCCCACGTCGACCACGGCAAGACGACCCTGGTCGACGCCATGCTGAAGCAGGCCGGTGCCTTCGCCGCCCACCAGCACCTCGACGACCGGATGATGGACTCCAACGACCTGGAGCGCGAGAAGGGCATCACCATTCTCGCGAAGAACACGGCGGTGAAGTACCACCCCAAGGAGGGTGGCGCGCCGATCACCATCAACATCATCGACACCCCCGGCCACGCCGACTTCGGTGGCGAGGTCGAGCGCGGCCTGTCCATGGTCGACGCCGTCGTGCTGCTGGTGGACGCCTCCGAGGGTCCGCTGCCGCAGACCCGCTTCGTGCTCCGCAAGGCGCTGACCGCCAAGCTTCCGGTCATCCTCTGCATCAACAAGACGGACCGCCCGGACTCCCGGATCGACGAGGTCATCAACGAGACCTACGACCTGTTCCTGGACCTGGACGCGACCGAGGACCAGATCGAGTTCCCGATCGTCTACGCCTGTGCGCGTGACGGCGTGGCCTCGATGACCAAGCCCGAGAACGGCACGGTCCCGGCCGACAGCGACTCGCTGGAGCCGTTCTTCTCCACCATCCTGGAGCACGTCCCGGCCCCGGTCTACGACGACGCCGCGCCGCTCCAGGCCCACGTCACCAACCTGGACGCCGACAACTTCCTCGGCCGTATCGCGCTCTGCCGCGTCGAGCAGGGCGAGCTGCGCAAGGGTCAGCAGGTCGCGTGGATCAAGCGCGACGGCACGATCCAGAACGTCAAGATCACCGAGCTGCTGATGACCGAGGCGCTCACCCGCAAGCCGGCCGAGGTGGCCGGCCCCGGCGACATCTGCGCCGTCGCGGGTATCCCGGACATCATGATCGGCGAGACCCTGGCCGACCCGGAGAACCCGATCGCGCTGCCGCTGATCACGGTCGACGAGCCGGCCATCTCGATGGTCATCGGCACCAACACCTCGCCGCTGGTCGGCAAGGGCGGCAAGGGCCACAAGGTCACCGCCCGCATGGTGAAGGACCGCCTGGACCGTGAGCTGATCGGTAACGTCTCGCTCCGCGTGCTCCCGACCGAGCGTCCGGACGCCTGGGAGGTCCAGGGCCGTGGTGAGCTGGCGCTCGCCATCCTGGTCGAGACCATGCGCCGGGAGCTGTTCGAGCTCACCGTCGGCAAGCCGCAGGTGGTCACCAAGGTCATCAACGGCAAGACCCACGAGCCGGTCGAGCGGATGACCATCGACAGCCCCGAGGAGTACCTCGGTGCCATCACCCAGCTGATGGCGACCCGCAAGGGCCGGATGGAGACCATGACGAACCACGGCTCCGGCTGGGTGCGCATGGAGTTCATCGTCCCGTCGCGTGGCCTGATCGGCTTCCGTACCCAGTTCCTGACCGACACCCGTGGCACGGGTATCGCGCACTCCATCTTCGAGGGCCACGAGCCGTGGTTCGGCGAGCTCCGGATGCGCAACAACGGTTCGCTGGTGGCCGACCGCGCGGGCGTCGTGACGCCGTTCGCGATGATGGGCATCCAGGAGCGTGGCACGCTCTTCGTCGAGCCCACCACCGAGGTGTACGAGGGCATGATCGTCGGCGAGAACTCGCGCCAGGACGACATGGACATCAACATCACCAAGGAGAAGAAGCTCACCAACATGCGTGCCGCTTCCTCCGACACCACCGAGAACCTGGTGCCGCCGCGCAAGCTCTCGCTGGAGCAGAGCCTCGAGTTCTGCCGCGAGGACGAGTGCATCGAGGTGACCCCGGAGACCGTGCGCATCCGCAAGGTCGTCCTGGACGCCAAGGAGCGTGGCCGTACGGCCTCGCGCGCCAAAAAGAACTGA